In the Glycine max cultivar Williams 82 chromosome 19, Glycine_max_v4.0, whole genome shotgun sequence genome, TATTGGTCTCCTTTCCCTATCCCTATATGAAGATTGAAGGATTTGTATCAAGCCACGGTAGACATACCCACACCAGGACTCACTGCGGTTTCAAGAAAAGACGTGAAGAAGCCGATGTTGCGAAAGAAGACTTATTAAATCTCCTTTCCAACCATAGGAGTCATACGGTAGTATAACTGCTCTTGAGAGTCTTAGTTGAGTTACTTTGATAGCTTTCACGTTCTCTGATAGGTTTggatgtttttctttatttatctggtGGGGCAAAATGCAAGATAGGatgtaattaataattgttCCTTCATTGTTGGTATAATATGGTTTTACTTTTTGGCTGAGGAGAAAACGTGAATAGAAGCAATATGTATTTGTTGCTtctgaatttttgttttattttgtttttttgcagCCAAATGTATTGAGCTTGAACGTTTTGACCCTATTTGGAAGTGCCTGATTTGTTTATCATACAACGAAACTAGGTTATGCAACTTAACTAGGGAATGAATGgaataatattatatcaaataattcagttattctttttaaatattaatataatatttattggaacatttttaaaacatgtttttatgaaattaatatatcattgttattttataaatttcatataGATATTGCATTACTATTAGTTTTTAAGACAACATCCTTAACATAAATGTAATTATATCTGATATACtactaaatattatttaaaaaaaataagctgtttacatatatacatataagaagtaactataaatattaaaaacaaaatttagacAAACTCCTACAACACTCAAATCTAAAACCTagtaaataactaaattatacTACACACAGCAGTCTCAattctgaacttaatttgacaactttgataattataaaatctAGTTTACATGTTTGTGTTGAAAACATATTCTGCTCTTAGCTTACTTTTTAAAAGCTTTTAAATGTTCACTTCTATTCTTCAGTCCAATGCTGCCACTTGTTTTGCATTGCATTTTATTGGTATGCAACTGTCGAATGTAGAGTTGACGTTTCAGTTCGAGCGAGTGCGTAGCAACTAGAACCTTCGAGTCCTGTGTCTTTGATGCTAGTAAACTAAATCATAAAACAGTCCTTATTATTTCACGTGTATCGTTATTcgtataacaatttatatatttacagaaataatgaagaaatataTCTGCAAATTTAGAAATTATGTACTGATTAAttgttaactaatttttttatatgttgatgacaagATTACGATAAACTTTAGTTATTATTGAAGTATTATTTTTCTTgcttttatatttaatgaaatagaTATAAACGAACATAAGAATATCATATTAATTCATCACCATTTAATTCCGGAGTActgaaaaatattatagaaataTTCTGTGATTaagtttactatttttttataatagtagcaatattttacatgaatattattttttatatttcaaactaTGCTAAATTTATagcttttttttccttgttttattTACAGcgatatttcttatatataaaaaaggaacaGCGGTATTGGTTTTGTTTTACAGcggttttttttatctctaatgattattaatttattaaaagaagaagattgtGATAGGCTTAATTATCTTCTTGTTTTTTAGAATGAATAGTTTAGcaattaacatatatttttattttcttaaaatatattcaaaatgtaACTTGCTGAAATattctttctaaaatttaaattagctGAAGGTATACGTTAACAAACCTGTCAAGGTTTTGCTAATATGTATCTActtatatttttacaatttttttttattaaattataacttCGATTATCTCATAATACTATACTCTTTCTAAAAAGTAAACAAGTATACGTTTAAAATctcatatatattcatttttctttctttgctgTGTAAACCATGAcgaagtaaaaaaaacaaaaggtttgatcCTAAAAATGTTTTGGTTGACAATTGCTTTAGAAAAAGCAGGCCATGCATGCTAATAAGTACTACTGTTAGTGACAAACAAGGTATATATATGTCCTTCAGAATAAAATACATGCGCTGGAAATTTAACGAAATGCGCCACTCCAACTCACCCATTTTTGTGCTTCCAGTTTCCATGCATGTTCATTGTTatgcaaatatttttaactttcttCTAAATAGTTAGAGGTTATTGTTGTGCCAAGCTTATAGAAACTGGAGCTTATGGAGAAGTTATATAGCGCTGCAGCATATTCCTCCCCCCTCCCAAATCTGCAGGTTCAGTATGTACCAGTTTTCtgttaaatttatttgtgtGTAAACTAACATGGGTAGAATACATATGATGGATATGTCACACCATGGTTTCCCATGAGCGTAACTTGTGACAATATACTTCCTATATATCCTTCAAACACCGGTAATGTGTGACTAATACGAACATTCTCAAATATATCGCCAACTGCAAAGAGACATGGTACTACTGGAAAGCTTCAATGGACATGGTGGGGCCCTCGCACTATGGGTTGACAAACTTGCTATTATTGATCGAGAGTAAACAAAATCCTTATTTTGAAATGAAACGAGTATCAGGGGAAcgttttattatgtaatttgcTGAAGCTTATAATGGAGAATCAACGGTGCTAATTAAGGGCATAGATagaataatcacttaaaatttcaTCCAGAGATAAATGACAGTCCACTATACATACTTAAGGGCGTATTGACacgtattttttttagtatagaTAAACGTTCGGCGGCATATGCACTAAATCTGGTTGAGGATTTCAGTGCAATTAGAGGTAGCACGCGTGGTCATCAACTATTCATAAAAGCAAGTAGAAATTTCGGGCAACTTAGGTGCCAGTAGCCACATCATTGACATCCTATTCCAAACTCATGCTATAAATACGATGTGAAACTAACCCATCGAACTACAAGCTTTCgccaaaatataaattttcttttctcctaACATAATCTCTCtgacattttcattttcactgtcGAACAAATATGGCCATATTTTCACGTAATGTTACAATGCATATCATTTTACTGATGATAATAATCATTGGGACAGTAGAAGGACGAAAAGTTCAAAATTGTGGTAGTATAGGAAGTGGTGGAGGAGCGAGGGGAGGTTTTAATAGTGATAAAAATGGTGTTCAAAGTGGGGGAAGTGGAAACAATATTGGTATaggtggaggaggaggtggaAGTGGAAGTACTGGGGTTGGTGGAGATGTAGGAGGTAGCataggtggtggtggaagtgTTGGTGGAGGTGTAGGAGGAGGTGCTAGTGTTGGTGGAGGTGTAGGAGGAGCTGGAGGTGCAGGAATTGGTACAGGTGGTGGAGGGGTGCAAGAGGAGGTGCTGGTGGAGGTGCTGGTCTTGACACAGGTAGAGGTGTTGGTGCAGGAGGAGGTGCTGGAATTGGTGGAGGTGCAGGTGGAAGTGTAGGTGTAGGAGGAGGTGGAGGTGGAGGTACTAGAATTGGTGGatgtggaggtggtggtggtggaggtgcAGGAGTTGGTGTCGGTGGTGGTGGAAATGTAAGTGCAGGGGGAAGTGGAGGTGTTGGTGCAGAAGGAGGTGGTGGAATTGGTGGATGTGGAGGAGCAAGTGGTGGTGGAGGTGTAAGTGTTGGAGGAGGTGTTGGTGGAGTTGGAGGTGCTAGAATTGGTGGAAGTGGAGGTACAGGGATTGGTTCAAGTGCGGGAGGAGTGGGTGCAAGAGGAAGTGTTGGTGTTGGTGGATGAGGCAGCATAAGGAGAGGTACTAATGCAAATGGTGTTTGTAATGCTATAATAAGTACAAAGGAGAGGGAAAGAATAATATTAATCAAGTGATTGATGGAGGAGAAAGTATTTTAGTAAGCTTAATAGTGCTATTATAACAAGTATTGAATGTAACAATAATGGtaaattataaacttttatGATTAAAGTTTCAGttgttataaaagaaaattaagatcTTATATGTCACACTATAGGGTGATAGAAATTTCTTGTAAATAAGAATAGTTAAGACATAATCTTTTTCATATGacacattaaattaattaaagaagtcTAATTCAATTGATTGATTATGATATGtgtgttattaacaaaaattttgTCGTTTTAATTCttacggataaaaaaataacacatttagACATATATTTCTTCTAATTTCAaagataaataaacaaaaggaGAGAATGACCATCGTATGTTTGGGACGAAAAATAGATGGACAAACAATAAGTATATTTGGGCTGTTATTTTCTGCACCTTCAAGTTAGTtcctacatattttattttatttttttgcttcaaTTACATTTTGAAGAGGTACATAAAACAACAAACAACAGCCATATGTATGCAATGCCATGAAGCAGGTCCAAGACGAAAAGACATGAGATTTCAAGGGACAAGTTTCACAAGGAGTGTAacatccaaaaataatttaataattatttaaataaggatatctaaatatattcttaaataaggaaaaagatagattaaattattttaaaatattatattattatttttattttgaaatataataatatattgaattggttaaagataattataattaaagataatagaaataataa is a window encoding:
- the LOC102663841 gene encoding glycine-rich cell wall structural protein, with the translated sequence MAIFSRNVTMHIILLMIIIIGTVEGRKVQNCGSIGSGGGARGGFNSDKNGVQSGGSGNNIGIGGGGGGSGSTGVGGDVGGSIGGGGSVGGGVGGGASVGGGVGGAGGAGIGGGAGIGGGAGGSVGVGGGGGGGTRIGGCGGGGGGGAGVGVGGGGNVSAGGSGGVGAEGGGGIGGCGGASGGGGVSVGGGVGGVGGARIGGSGGTGIGSSAGGVGARGSVGVGG